In Brienomyrus brachyistius isolate T26 chromosome 19, BBRACH_0.4, whole genome shotgun sequence, one DNA window encodes the following:
- the brox gene encoding BRO1 domain-containing protein BROX, giving the protein MAHWFHRNPLKATAPVSFNFYGVAASPAANKICNDLRATRACLLELFTDVTCNPEMMKKATDAYFSLLQGFIVSLDGTTQENKMRFIQNFKWTDTLLGNVASAQQDAVFELAAMAFNVALWYTKFASRLAGKENITEDEAKEVHKSLKIAAGIFKYLKEAQVPRFITPVEKGRDLEARVMDTYTIQSQAEAQEVTIARAIELKHNASLVAALAFETANFYQRADHTLNSLDPDYSSKWRKYLQLKQMFYIAYAYCYHGQTLLASDKCGEAIRSLQEAEKCYSRAEALCKEYRQTKGPGSTAKPSEQLFFLKLGSLIKNTLEKCQRENGFIYFHKIPPEAPQLELKASYGLAEPVPFELPALSQQCTPEVYATFDLTKGAKDDKAKPKQEEEVKPVKEPDLKPQKDTGCTLS; this is encoded by the exons ATGGCGCACTGGTTTCATCGAAATCCCCTGAAAGCCACAGCTCCCGTCTCCTTCAACTTTTATGGAGTCGCTGCGAGTCCTGCAGCCAACAAGATATGCAA TGATCTGAGGGCCACCAGGGCCTGCCTTCTGGAGTTGTTCACCGATGTCACGTGTAATCCCGAAATGATGAAAAAGGCCACTGATGCTTACTTCTCCCTGTTGCAAG GATTCATTGTTTCGTTGGATGGGactacacaagaaaataaaatgcGATTCATTCAGAACTTCAAATGGACAGACACTTTACTTGGGAATGTGGCAAG TGCCCAGCAAGATGCCGTCTTTGAACTGGCTGCGATGGCCTTTAATGTTGCACTGTGGTACACTAAATTTGCATCAAGGCTTGCTGGAAAAGAGAA CATAACAGAAGATGAAGCTAAGGAAGTTCACAAGAGCCTGAAAATTGCAGCTGGAATCTTCAAGTACCTCAAG GAGGCCCAGGTTCCTCGCTTTATCACCCCAGTTGAAAAGGGAAGAGATCTAGAAGCTAGAGTGATGGACACCTACACAATTCAGTCCCAGGCAGAGGCTCAGGAAG TGACGATTGCGAGAGCTATTGAACTGAAGCATAATGCATCCTTGGTAGCAGCTCTGGCCTTTGAGACTGCAAACTTCTACCAAAGAGctg ACCACACCCTGAACAGTCTGGACCCAGACTATAGCAGCAAGTGGAGGAAGTACCTCCAGCTGAAGCAGATGTTCTACATAGCCTAC GCTTACTGCTACCACGGACAAACCCTGCTAGCCAGCGATAAGTGCGGGGAGGCCATCCGGTCTCTGCAGGAGGCGGAGAAGT GCTACTCCAGAGCCGAGGCTCTGTGCAAAGAGTATCGTCAGACCAAGGGTCCGGGCAGCACTGCCAAGCCATCCGAACAGCTTTTCTTTCTGAAGCTGGGCAGCCTGATCAAGAACACCCTGGAGAAGTGCCAGAGGGAGAATGGATTTAT ATATTTCCATAAGATTCCACCAGAGGCTCCTCAGCTGGAGCTGAAGGCCAGCTACGGACTAGCAGAgcctgttccctttgagctcccTGCTCTGAGTCAGCAGTGCACCCCAGAGGTGTATGCGACCTTTGACCTCACCAAGGGTGCCAAAGACGACAAG GCTAAACCAAAGCAGGAAGAGGAAGTGAAACCTGTAAAGGAACCAGACCTGAAGCCTCAGAAGGATACGGGCTGCACCCTCTCCTAA
- the aida gene encoding axin interactor, dorsalization-associated protein isoform X2 has protein sequence MSDVTKTIQKWHASFKKGTDFDSWGQLVEAIDEYQILARQLQKEVQSANSSEFTEDQKKTLGKCATCLEMRSAALQCTQSSEEFKLEDLKKLEPIIKNILTYNKGFPFDVQPVPLRKILAPGEEENLELEDEEEEGVTAGVGSPESFPSGVPGSLLPRLPSEPGMTLLTIKIEKIGLKDAGQCIDPYITVSVKDLNGVDLNPVQDTPVATRKEDTYIHFSMDVEIQKHLEELSKGAAIFFEFKHYKPKKKFTSTKCFAFMEMDEIKPGPIVIELYKKPTDFKRKKLHLLTKKPLFLHLHQTLHKD, from the exons atgtcAGATGTGACCAAGACCATCCAAAAATGGCATGCGAGTTTTAAAAAAGGCACGGACTTTGATTCATGGGGACAGTTAGTGGAAGCGATTGATGAGTACCAAAT ACTTGCGAGGCAGTTGCAGAAAGAAGTGCAGTCGGCCAATTCTTCAGAATTTACAGAAGACCAAAAG AAAACGCTGGGGAAATGTGCCACGTGCCTGGAAATGAGGAGTGCTGCTTTGCAG TGCACACAATCCAGTGAGGAGTTCAAGCTGGAAGACCTGAAAAAACTGGAACCCA TTATTAAGAATATCCTCACATATAACAAAGGTTTTCCATTCGATGTACAACCGGTGCCTTTAAG GAAAATCCTCGCCCCTGGTGAGGAGGAGAACTTGGAgctggaggatgaggaggaggaaggtgTGACCGCCGGGGTGGGATCCCCCGAGTCCTTTCCCTCCGGAGTGCCAG GGTCCCTGCTGCCACGGTTACCATCAGAGCCGGGAATGACGCTACTCACGATTAAGATTGAGAAGATTGGCCTGAAAGATGCTGGACAGTGCATCGATCCCTACATTACAGTTAGTGTCAAAG ACCTGAATGGCGTGGATTTAAATCCAGTGCAGGACACCCCAGTGGCCACCAGAAAGGAAGACACCTACATACACTTCAGCATGGACGTGGAGATCCAGAAGCACCTGGAGGAACTATCCAAAG GGGCAGCTATATTCTTTGAATTTAAGCACTACAAACCCAAGAAAAAATTCACCAGCACAAAATGTTTTGCTTTCATGGAAATGGATGAAATCAAACCTGGTCCAATTGTAATTGAACT GTACAAGAAGCCGACCGACTTCAAGAGGAAGAAGCTCCACCTTCTGACAAAGAAGCCGCTGTTTCTCCACCTGCACCAGACTTTGCACAAAGACTGA
- the mia3 gene encoding LOW QUALITY PROTEIN: transport and Golgi organization protein 1 homolog (The sequence of the model RefSeq protein was modified relative to this genomic sequence to represent the inferred CDS: inserted 1 base in 1 codon; deleted 1 base in 1 codon), with amino-acid sequence MLGQQRAQDRRASMALSGFPGFLQLLLLCATAAAADRRFSDFKRCADEECSMLLCRGKAAQDFTGPDCRFLPFKKGETVYVYYKLAGKRSDLWAGSVGSAFGYFPKDLLTVNHIYTEKEVEVTAEETDFVCFDTGFNTFKDYDVDSLLAAVMLPTESENSAEKASNDVDPAKDEEIHSGSREQAPVESLPVDQDHTSDTDSQSLNDSPIENFESERIAEDITEEKYLGDLSPEVSSNLLIEMPAENLEANELDHERQTGAQDEGTSNGLHEDQSVGSSVLDSVNPVENKTIFAPPEVQDQSLTTADINIEMESHFSEGKIVPELKTTFGSTFDAVTSDDEDTWHVTPNYDEQENKESEDQLDDADNSEKIPLLAVTEDKTSRTDRNILQGSHLEEDNDFNTDQSENQKSDVKDERMSTSLGDTDFAIVSGDESTNQITSLEQEVEEDVEVEESHKSVPETPDSREEQHAPLFDSDSHQEPKEMAHSEGEAKGAIFEENAGSNDNDVNNLSDSDLPEPLPDGKTGEDVSDESELKGLENDNRTIKSELSTVDAENKESLDIFEDVSIEKVTEHSLSELSDEHGTFEAETGETSNDTQEYIDTSKEENVTLEVTAVEPSAFPDVKSLENTYKNAFEASRDTAPDMAVTAQVDRVKEEIMDLFKQTLEKENLSKKEAEIDNHDVSVHLDLEEGDQEVMLLEDENALLSKASKEELATKEHDLASKEDDSNDQNPDSLQRENEQERVEIYTRPDVQNLEESLAARDVEAIAGTDMAARDVEAIAGTDMAARDVEAIAGTDMENKSSQVSDAPEDINIEKKIEFTSSEFDQINVLSESEGEHKHVDSEIVLETEIKYDACVQQLFLLRNHFENKDLEWLYRHLGPQNLLHVEAMFIDLEQELRATRLSQAGTSEEIEKSLEDILEASETSILDEIERMLDAQEQKSADQHQVDGNTFDEEAAILDNFQELAFQLRQKYSTVSDSTPLASDERIDLDSGEEEIPEAVKDTIENVTTSTRSAERENEPEDGHVSESLDGSLDSSSDKSFEEDGGHFNKNKDIQGAFEDSAEIQRGPQAILESPVDMGFGFHVESPSSGSLDSPSTSDYHEEEERSHAFGIDFFDFGNTVILAQGYLDTYAERIIASLPEEWQPGPTFHGLPWQPILATVMVGILTFLVFAWRTVLAVKSRTYQLTEKQLTDRIKLLFDEKNEALSRISELKQKITENEEKLKESEKSASSSQRENTELKNSFKELQKRSTQMKDKMNTLTTAVEVEKKRNQVQEEQIAQAEKMVKDFKRVVKSNKEELAKVQVLMDEAKIREDALKAQVMAFEKENNALKELKKSLLSDAKSWEERHRDLGEKMKLFQKSQKELENSLAHKENEIEVLTDCIAELRQLDIGDATELDKGDTHALANGDSSSPKSDVLKSRIKQMMDVSRVKTALSIVEEEKNTYLGKLLNAEKQRQELEEQTKKLEHEQASLAGEKQQMEEELRTLQQKLEIMSELHQQKEEALQQKLTQEEFQRREKESMLSQVDGRALQAVEELKAYKGRVQEVEEELQKTERSYKAQIAAHEKKAHDNWLNARASERSLVEEKRETANLRQKLVEVHDKLAEFQRPLIKASSGRLDQQMPPLRRGDSFGPSPVSGGVPSPPLMIEGPGRPPSAPVGPRGDPFGPRPESHGRYPDLGHPMPARPAPRTSSPSMDGSSQAPSSTQESADTKEAVGSRSQGHPSFMESPIRDSPVPGPHPKGHGPPNGXRAPMLRPPNGHLPMIPPGPPLPTMGPGPYGLPGPPRHFGPLSPFVRGPPPPMRDFPMGPPPFGPRDIYPEMWRPMAGPRDYPPPHRPLLPGPIPTPSMPPQQVSTGPRDFPEGPHPGPSISKDYPAQQEEYRDRSVTPQSGP; translated from the exons ATGCTCGGCCAGCAGCGAGCCCAGGATCGGCGTGCCAGCATGGCTCTCTCCGGCTTTCCCGGATTCCTGCAGCTTTTGCTCCTATGCGCGACTGCCGCAGCCGCAGATAGGAGGTTTTCGGACTTCAAACGGTGCGCCGACGAGGAATGTAGCA TGTTGTTGTGTCGAGGAAAAGCCGCGCAAGATTTTACCGGACCGGATTGTCGGTTCCTGCCCTTTAAAAAGGGAGAGACTGTATACGTGTATTATAAACTCGCCGGGAAAAGGAGCGATCTTTGGGCTGGAAGT GTTGGAAGTGCATTTGGTTACTTCCCAAAGGATCTGCTCACAGTTAATCACATatacacagagaaggaggtggaAGTTACTGCAGAA GAAACAGATTTCGTATGTTTTGATACGGGATTCAACACATTTAAAGATTATGATGTAGATTCTCTGTTGGCGGCAGTGATGTTGCCAACCGAAAGTGAAAATTCTGCCGAGAAAGCATCAAATGATGTGGATCCAGCCAAAGATGAGGAAATCCACTCGGGTAGCAGGGAACAGGCACCCGTGGAATCCTTGCCTGTAGACCAGGACCACACATCTGATACAGACTCTCAATCTTTAAATGATAGCCCAATCGAGAACTTTGAAAGCGAGAGGATTGCTGAAGATATCACAGAAGAGAAATATCTTGGTGATTTGTCTCCTGAAGTTTCTTCTAATTTATTAATAGAAATGCCAGCAGAAAACTTAGAAGCTAATGAACTAGATCATGAGAGACAGACTGGGGCTCAAGATGAAGGCACCAGCAATGGTCTACATGAAGATCAGTCAGTGGGATCTTCTGTCCTAGACAGTGTTAATCCAGTGGAAAATAAAACCATATTTGCACCTCCAGAGGTTCAAGATCAGTCTTTAACTACAGCTgatattaatattgaaatggaaaGTCATTTTTCAGAGGGAAAAATAGTTCCTGAATTGAAAACAACATTTGGGTCAACATTTGATGCTGTTACATCAGATGATGAAGACACTTGGCACGTCACCCCTAATTATGATGAACAAGAAAACAAGGAATCTGAAGACCAACTAGATGATGCTGATaattcagagaaaataccaTTACTCGCCGTTACTGAGGATAAGACATCTCGTACTGATAGGAACATTTTGCAAGGTTCTCATTTAGAGGAGGACAACGACTTTAACACAGATCAATCTGAAAATCAGAAGAGTGACGTCAAAGATGAGAGGATGTCAACATCATTGGGAGATACCGATTTTGCCATTGTCAGTGGTGATGAAAGTACGAATCAGATCACAAGTTTAGAACAGGAGGTTGAAGAAGATGTGGAAGTCGAGGAATCTCACAAATCTGTGCCTGAAACACCAGATAGCAGAGAGGAACAACATGCACCACTATTCGACTCTGATTCTCACCAAGAGCCCAAGGAAATGGCGCATAGTGAGGGAGAAGCCAAAGGTGCCATTTTTGAGGAAAATGCAGGATCTAATGATAATGATGTGAATAATTTGTCTGATAGTGATTTACCTGAACCTTTACCTGATGGAAAAACAGGTGAAGATGTATCAGATGAAAGTGAGCTAAAAGggcttgaaaatgacaatagaaCTATTAAGTCTGAATTATCAACAGTtgatgcagaaaacaaagaatctTTAGATATTTTTGAAGATGTCTCAATTGAAAAAGTTACCGAGCACTCACTCAGTGAGCTTAGTGACGAACATGGAACCTTTGAAGCTGAAACAGGTGAGACATCCAATGACACCCAAGAATATATTGACACGTCAAAGGAAGAAAATGTGACACTTGAGGTCACTGCTGTTGAACCGTCTGCATTTCCAGATGTCAAATCCTtggaaaatacatataaaaatgcATTTGAGGCGAGTAGAGATACTGCCCCTGACATGGCGGTGACGGCACAGGTGGACAGAGTGAAGGAGGAGATCATGGATTTGTTTAAACAAACATTGGAAAAAGAAAATCTGTCCAAAAAAGAAGCAGAAATAGATAACCATGATGTGTCAGTTCATTTAGATTTGGAAGAAGGAGACCAAGAAGTAATGTTACTTGAAGATGAAAATGCTCTGTTGTCCAAAGCATCCAAAGAAGAATTAGCAACCAAAGAACATGACCTGGCATCCAAAGAAGACGATTCAAATGATCAGAATCCTGACAGTCTGCAGAGAGAGAATGAACAAGAACGTGTGGAAATCTACACCAGGCCAGATGTTCAGAACCTAGAGGAGTCTTTGGCAGCCAGAGATGTGGAAGCTATAGCTGGAACAGATATGGCAGCCAGAGATGTGGAAGCTATAGCTGGAACAGATATGGCAGCCAGAGATGTGGAAGCTATAGCTGGAACAGATATGGAAAACAAATCCAGCCAGGTTTCCGATGCACCTGAGGATATTAACATTGAAAAAAAGATAGAATTTACATCTTCAGAGTTTGATCAAATTAATGTGTTATCTGAGTCTGAAGGTGAACATAAACATGTGGACTCTGAAATAGTTTTAGAGACTGAGATTAAATACGATGCATGTGTACAACAGCTTTTTCTTCTCAGAAATCACTTCGAGAACAAAGATCTCGAGTGGCTTTACAGACACCTAGGCCCCCAAAATCTTCTCCATGTGGAAGCTATGTTCATTGACCTGGAGCAGGAACTGAGGGCAACCAGGCTGTCACAAGCAGGCACCAGTGAAGAAATTGAAAAGTCACTAGAAGACATCTTGGAAGCCTCAGAGACATCTATTTTGGATGAAATCGAAAGGATGTTGGATGCTCAGGAGCAGAAGAGTGCCGACCAACACCAGGTAGACGGAAATACGTTTGACGAAGAGGCTGCGATCTTGGATAATTTCCAAGAGCTGGCCTTTCAGCTTCGGCAGAAGTACTCGACAGTCAGTGACAGTACTCCTTTAGCATCTGATGAACGCATTGACTTGGATTCAG GTGAAGAGGAAATTCCAGAAGCTGTAAAAGACACAATTGAAAACGTCACTACAAGTACTAGGAGTGCAGAAAGAGAAAATGAGCCTGAGGATGGGCATGTGAGTGAATCCTTGGATGGCAGCCTTGACAGCAGCTCAGACAAGAGCTTTGAGGAGGATGGGGGTCACTTCAACAAGAACAAAGATATTCAAGGGGCTTTTGAAGATTCTGCAGAGATTCAAAGAGGCCCACAAGCCATTTTGGAGAGTCCAGTAGATATGGGGTTTGGGTTTCATGTTGAAAGCCCGTCTTCAG GGTCTCTGGATTCACCCAGTACTTCCGATTATCATGAGGAAGAGGAAAGGAGTCATGCTTTTGGAATTGACTTTTTTGACTTCGGTAATACTGTGATTCTTGCTCAGGGTTATTTGGACACTTATGCCGAAAGG ATAATCGCCAGCCTGCCTGAGGAATGGCAGCCCGGCCCCACCTTCCACGGCCTTCCTTGGCAGCCGATCCTGGCTACAGTCATGGTGGGAATCCTCACTTTCCTGGTCTTCGCCTGGAGGACGGTTCTTGCT GTCAAAAGCAGAACATATCAAT TGACTGAGAAGCAGCTCACTGACCGGATCAAGCTGCTGTTTGATGAGAAGAACGAAGCTCTGTCCAGGATCTCAGAGCTGAAGCAGAAG ATCACTGAAAATGAGGAGAAACTGAAAGAATCTGAGAAAAGTGCATCCTCTTCACAGCGCGAGAATACAGAACTTAAG AATTCTTTTAAGGAGCTGCAGAAGAGAAGCACACAGATGAAGGACAAAATGAACACCTTGACAACCGCCGTGGAAGTGGAGAAGAAGCGGAATCAGGTGCAGGAGGAGCAG ATTGCCCAAGCTGAAAAAATGGTCAAGGACTTTAAACGCGTGGTAAAATCCAACAAGGAAGAACTCGCAAAG GTTCAAGTCCTTATGGATGAAGCTAAGATTAGAGAAGATGCCCTCAAAGCCCAAGTGATGGCCTTTGAGAAGGAGAACAACGCTCTAAAGGAGCTGAAGAAGTCT CTGCTAAGCGACGCAAAGTCCTGGGAGGAGAGGCACCGAGATCTGGGGGAGAAGATGAAACTATTCCAGAAGTCCCAGAAGGAGTTGGAGAATAGCCTTGCACACAAGGAGAATGAGATTGAG gttcTGACTGACTGCATCGCCGAGCTTCGCCAGCTGGACATTGGCGACGCCACAGAGCTGGACAAAGGGGACACGCACGCCCTGGCCAATGGGGACTCATCCA GCCCGAAGAGCGATGTGCTGAAAAGCCGGATTAAGCAGATGATGGATGTGTCGAGG GTGAAAACAGCCCTGTCCATTGTCGAAGAGGAGAAGAATACATATCTGGGCAAACTCCTGAATGCGGAGAAGCAGAGGCAGGAGCTGGAAG AGCAGACCAAGAAGCTGGAGCATGAGCAAGCCTCTCTAGCTGGCGAGAAGCAGCAGATGGAGGAGGAGCTGAGGACCCTCCAGCAGAAGCTGGAGATAATGAGTGAGCTGCACCAGCAGAAGGAAGAAGCCCTCCAGCA GAAGCTGACTCAAGAAGAGTTCCAGCGGCGTGAGAAGGAGTCCATGCTGTCCCAGGTGGACGGCAGAGCCCTGCAGGCGGTGGAGGAGCTGAAGGCGTATAAGGGGAGGGTGCAGGAGGTAGAGGAGGAGCTACAGAAAACGGAGCGCTCCTATAAAGCTCAG ATCGCTGCCCACGAGAAGAAGGCTCATGACAACTGG CTAAATGCCCGTGCTTCCGAACGCTCCCTGGTGGAGGAGAAGAGGGAGACCGCCAACCTTCGTCAAAA GCTGGTGGAGGTGCACGACAAGCTTGCAGAGTTCCAGAGGCCTCTGATCAAAGCCTCGTCGGGCCGCTTGGACCAGCAGATGCCCCCCCTCCGCAGAG GAGACTCTTTTGGACCCTCCCCCGTGAGTGGAGGTGTGCCATCGCCCCCCTTAATGATTGAGGGCCCAGGGCGC CCCCCCTCGGCACCGGTGGGGCCGCGAGGCGATCCATTTG GTCCCAGACCAGAATCTCACGGACGGTACCCAGACCTTGGGCACCCAATGCCTGCTCGACCTG CCCCTCGGACGTCCTCCCCCAGCATGGACGGATCG TCACAGGCCCCCTCCTCTACCCAGGAATCAGCTGATACAAAAGAGGCA GTGGGTTCTAGATCACAGGGCCACCCCTCCTTCATGGAGTCCCCCATTCGGGACTCTCCGGTTCCTGGGCCTCATCCCAAAGGGCACGGACCCCCAAATG CCCGCGCCCCAATGCTGAGGCCCCCCAACGGACATCTGCCTATGATTCCACCCGGACCACCTCTGCCCACCATGGGCCCTGGACCCTATGGCCTCCCCGGTCCCCCGCGTCACTTTGGTCCATTGTCACCGTTTG TACGAGGGCCACCTCCCCCCATGAGGGATTTCCCCATGGGACCCCCTCCATTCGGCCCCCGGGACATCTATCCTGAGATGTGGCGCCCTATGGCCGGACCGCGGGACTACCCGCCTCCACATCGCCCTCTGCTACCTGGGCCCATTCCGACCCCCAGCATGCCTCCGCAGCAAGTGTCCACGGGCCCCAGGGACTTTCCAGAAgggccccaccctggccccagCATCAGCAAGGACTATCCTGCACAGCAAGAAGAGTACAGGGACCGGTCGGTCACTCCACAGAGCGGACCCTGA
- the aida gene encoding axin interactor, dorsalization-associated protein isoform X1, whose translation MSDVTKTIQKWHASFKKGTDFDSWGQLVEAIDEYQILARQLQKEVQSANSSEFTEDQKKTLGKCATCLEMRSAALQCTQSSEEFKLEDLKKLEPIIKNILTYNKGFPFDVQPVPLRKILAPGEEENLELEDEEEEGVTAGVGSPESFPSGVPALQGSLLPRLPSEPGMTLLTIKIEKIGLKDAGQCIDPYITVSVKDLNGVDLNPVQDTPVATRKEDTYIHFSMDVEIQKHLEELSKGAAIFFEFKHYKPKKKFTSTKCFAFMEMDEIKPGPIVIELYKKPTDFKRKKLHLLTKKPLFLHLHQTLHKD comes from the exons atgtcAGATGTGACCAAGACCATCCAAAAATGGCATGCGAGTTTTAAAAAAGGCACGGACTTTGATTCATGGGGACAGTTAGTGGAAGCGATTGATGAGTACCAAAT ACTTGCGAGGCAGTTGCAGAAAGAAGTGCAGTCGGCCAATTCTTCAGAATTTACAGAAGACCAAAAG AAAACGCTGGGGAAATGTGCCACGTGCCTGGAAATGAGGAGTGCTGCTTTGCAG TGCACACAATCCAGTGAGGAGTTCAAGCTGGAAGACCTGAAAAAACTGGAACCCA TTATTAAGAATATCCTCACATATAACAAAGGTTTTCCATTCGATGTACAACCGGTGCCTTTAAG GAAAATCCTCGCCCCTGGTGAGGAGGAGAACTTGGAgctggaggatgaggaggaggaaggtgTGACCGCCGGGGTGGGATCCCCCGAGTCCTTTCCCTCCGGAGTGCCAG CCCTGCAAG GGTCCCTGCTGCCACGGTTACCATCAGAGCCGGGAATGACGCTACTCACGATTAAGATTGAGAAGATTGGCCTGAAAGATGCTGGACAGTGCATCGATCCCTACATTACAGTTAGTGTCAAAG ACCTGAATGGCGTGGATTTAAATCCAGTGCAGGACACCCCAGTGGCCACCAGAAAGGAAGACACCTACATACACTTCAGCATGGACGTGGAGATCCAGAAGCACCTGGAGGAACTATCCAAAG GGGCAGCTATATTCTTTGAATTTAAGCACTACAAACCCAAGAAAAAATTCACCAGCACAAAATGTTTTGCTTTCATGGAAATGGATGAAATCAAACCTGGTCCAATTGTAATTGAACT GTACAAGAAGCCGACCGACTTCAAGAGGAAGAAGCTCCACCTTCTGACAAAGAAGCCGCTGTTTCTCCACCTGCACCAGACTTTGCACAAAGACTGA